One genomic window of Centropristis striata isolate RG_2023a ecotype Rhode Island chromosome 20, C.striata_1.0, whole genome shotgun sequence includes the following:
- the gpr155b gene encoding integral membrane protein GPR155 isoform X4, translating into MENANSYVLIHGKNISHNTLAGAAVGPHMSIDKLFPALLECFGIILCGYIAGRADIITESQGKGLGNFVSKFALPALLFKNMVLLDFGDVIWAFLWSVLVAKVTVFVLVCVLTLMVASPDSRYSKAGLYAIFATQSNDFALGYPIVDALYRSTYPEYLQYIYLVAPVSLMLLNPIGFALCEVQRWRQCSHSHSTLGILGVVIIQVLKNPIVFMVIVGIISHFALGQQIPAVLSEFIDGLANSFGGAALFYLGLSMVGQLRKLTRDTGVALILLITAKLLVMPLVCKDMVDILDVGVNSTSANHTSLSNFAFLYGVFPTAPSVAIYAAHYNIELEVVTSGMVISTFLSAPIMYVSAWLLTIPLMDPTPLVTELENVSFNISIVSLVALVWTIVVMLLSRKFNRLPHLFALNLFLAQFLVCVSMILWNFLVKEEDNLIGKILTFTLLYGSLYSTYIWAGLIPLSLALTNRDDLLRLRPGIFMILGWGVPFLMVGGLLISGERTETIDSAFFYGRAQIISTAVVLAVSLVLGAISLMGLSQGDREQSGYQALNRAAVTGISDDLRPPGGLEDPQQQQEQQQTQMANSPAYSINSDHHNFSPLQPIPDMIASTQREHTNSTGHSGGLCDGQQQGSSSSEQPLNLPPPGLQTTDDKQTVRHVLLCLLLFVSLLANLSSCLWWLFNKDPGRLYLELQFFCAVANYGQGFLSFGIFGLDRHLIILPFKKRLLGLWQGRDSEDLSPSGVPEEVRLTCTQFVRYHKDQCVQDIVHTRRGECECFDR; encoded by the exons ATGGAGAACGCCAACAGCTACGTGCTGATCCATGGGAAGAACATATCCCACAATACCCTTGCAGGGGCTGCTGTAGGGCCTCACATGTCCATCGACAAGCTTTTCCCAGCCCTCCTTGAGTGCTTTGGCATCATATTGTGTGGCTACATAGCTGGCAG GGCAGATATCATCACAGAAAGCCAGGGGAAGGGTTTGGGGAACTTTGTTTCTAAGTTTGCTCTTCCAGCTCTGCTCTTTAAAAACATGGTGTTGTTGGACTTTGGTGACGTCATCTGGGCGTTTCTCTGGAGTGTTCTGGTCGCTAAG GTGACAGTGTTTGTGCTGGTATGTGTACTGACTCTGATGGTGGCCAGTCCAGACAGCAGATACAGCAAGGCTGGCCTGTATGCCATCTTCGCTACACAGAGCAATGACTTTGCTCTAGGATACCCTATAG TTGATGCTTTGTATCGGAGCACATATCCAGAGTACCTCCAGTACATCTATCTAGTTGCTCCGGTCTCCCTCATGCTCCTCAATCCCATCGGCTTTGCTCTTTGTGAGGTCCAGAGGTGGAGGCAGTGCAGTCATTCACACAGCACTCTTGGCATCCTGGGAGTTGTAATCATACAG GTGTTGAAGAACCCAATCGTATTCATGGTGATAGTAGGAATCATCTCCCACTTCGCCCTGGGCCAGCAGATCCCTGCTGTGCTGTCAGAGTTCATAGACGGCTTGGCTAACTCTTTTGGAGGGGCGGCTTTGTTTTACCTCGGCCTCTCTATg GTCGGCCAGCTAAGGAAACTCACCAGGGACACTGGAGTTGCATTGATTCTCCTCATCACAGCCAAACT CCTTGTGATGCCACTGGTTTGTAAGGACATGGTGGACATTTTGGATGTAGGAGTAAACAGCACGAGTGCCAACCACACTAGTTTGTCTAATTTTGCTTTCCTATATGGAGTCTTTCCAACTGCACCAAGTGTGGCCATCTATGCTGCACACTACAACATCGAGCTTGAGGTG GTCACATCAGGAATGGTAATCAGTACATTTCTGTCTGCACCAATCATGTATGTGTCTGCCTGGTTATTAACAATCCCTCTAATGGACCCGACCCCCCTGGTGACAGAACTTGAGAATGTTAGCTTTAACATCAGCATTGTCAGCCTCGTAGCTCTG GTGTGGACCATAGTGGTGATGTTGCTCAGCAGGAAATTTAACAGACTTCCTCACCTCTTTGCCTTAAATCTTTTCCTGGCTCAG TTTCTGGTGTGTGTCAGTATGATCTTGTGGAACTTTTTGGTGAAAGAAGAGGATAATCTGATTGGCAAGATCCTCACCTTCACTCTGCTCTATGGCTCTCTGTACAGCACCTACATTTGGGCAG gtttaatccctctctctctggcttTGACTAACAGAGATGATCTGCTGAGACTCCGGCCAGGAATATTCATGATTCTGGGTTGGGG ggttcCCTTCCTGATGGTTGGTGGTCTTCTGATATCAGGAGAGAGAACTGAAACCATAGACTCTGCCTTCTTCTATGGCAGAGCTCAG ATAATCAGCACAGCAGTGGTGCTTGCAGTCAGCCTGGTGCTCGGTGCGATATCTCTGATGGGTCTCAGCCAAGGGGACAGGGAACAGAGTGGCTACCAGGCTCTGAACAGAGCTGCTGTAACAGGCATTAGTGATGACCTGAGGCCCCCTGGTGGTCTGGAAGATCCACAACAACAGcaagaacaacaacagacacagatGGCAAATTCTCCTGCCTACAGCATCAACTCAG ACCACCACaatttctctcctctccagccCATACCTGACATGATAGCCAGCACGCAGAGAGAGCACACAAACAGCACAG GCCACAGTGGGGGGCTGTGTGATGGCCAGCAGCAGGGATCTTCCTCCTCTGAGCAGCCCTTAAACCTGCCACCACCTGGGCTTCAAACCACTGATGAtaaacagacagtcagacatgTTCTGCTCTGTCTGCTGCTCTTTGTCAGCCTGCTAGCG aacCTGTCCAGCTGTCTGTGGTGGCTGTTCAACAAAGATCCAGGAAGACTTTACCTTGAACTACAGTTCTTCTGTGCTGTGGCAAACTACGGACAG GGTTTTCTGTCCTTTGGGATCTTTGGTCTGGACAGACACCTCATCATCCTGCCATTCAAGAAGAG GTTGCTCGGGCTGTGGCAGGGCAGAGACAGTGAGGATTTGAGTCCCTCAGGTGTACCAGAGGAGGTCAGACTCACCTGTACACAGTTCGTCCGCTACCACAAAGACCAGTGTGTTCAAGACATAGTGCACACACGCAG GGGAGAGTGTGAGTGCTTCGACAGGTGA
- the gpr155b gene encoding integral membrane protein GPR155 isoform X3 encodes MENANSYVLIHGKNISHNTLAGAAVGPHMSIDKLFPALLECFGIILCGYIAGRADIITESQGKGLGNFVSKFALPALLFKNMVLLDFGDVIWAFLWSVLVAKVTVFVLVCVLTLMVASPDSRYSKAGLYAIFATQSNDFALGYPIVDALYRSTYPEYLQYIYLVAPVSLMLLNPIGFALCEVQRWRQCSHSHSTLGILGVVIIQVLKNPIVFMVIVGIISHFALGQQIPAVLSEFIDGLANSFGGAALFYLGLSMVGQLRKLTRDTGVALILLITAKLLVMPLVCKDMVDILDVGVNSTSANHTSLSNFAFLYGVFPTAPSVAIYAAHYNIELEVVTSGMVISTFLSAPIMYVSAWLLTIPLMDPTPLVTELENVSFNISIVSLVALVWTIVVMLLSRKFNRLPHLFALNLFLAQFLVCVSMILWNFLVKEEDNLIGKILTFTLLYGSLYSTYIWAGLIPLSLALTNRDDLLRLRPGIFMILGWGVPFLMVGGLLISGERTETIDSAFFYGRAQIISTAVVLAVSLVLGAISLMGLSQGDREQSGYQALNRAAVTGISDDLRPPGGLEDPQQQQEQQQTQMANSPAYSINSDHHNFSPLQPIPDMIASTQREHTNSTGHSGGLCDGQQQGSSSSEQPLNLPPPGLQTTDDKQTVRHVLLCLLLFVSLLANLSSCLWWLFNKDPGRLYLELQFFCAVANYGQGFLSFGIFGLDRHLIILPFKKRLLGLWQGRDSEDLSPSGVPEEVRLTCTQFVRYHKDQCVQDIVHTRRKEEPGMAKDCL; translated from the exons ATGGAGAACGCCAACAGCTACGTGCTGATCCATGGGAAGAACATATCCCACAATACCCTTGCAGGGGCTGCTGTAGGGCCTCACATGTCCATCGACAAGCTTTTCCCAGCCCTCCTTGAGTGCTTTGGCATCATATTGTGTGGCTACATAGCTGGCAG GGCAGATATCATCACAGAAAGCCAGGGGAAGGGTTTGGGGAACTTTGTTTCTAAGTTTGCTCTTCCAGCTCTGCTCTTTAAAAACATGGTGTTGTTGGACTTTGGTGACGTCATCTGGGCGTTTCTCTGGAGTGTTCTGGTCGCTAAG GTGACAGTGTTTGTGCTGGTATGTGTACTGACTCTGATGGTGGCCAGTCCAGACAGCAGATACAGCAAGGCTGGCCTGTATGCCATCTTCGCTACACAGAGCAATGACTTTGCTCTAGGATACCCTATAG TTGATGCTTTGTATCGGAGCACATATCCAGAGTACCTCCAGTACATCTATCTAGTTGCTCCGGTCTCCCTCATGCTCCTCAATCCCATCGGCTTTGCTCTTTGTGAGGTCCAGAGGTGGAGGCAGTGCAGTCATTCACACAGCACTCTTGGCATCCTGGGAGTTGTAATCATACAG GTGTTGAAGAACCCAATCGTATTCATGGTGATAGTAGGAATCATCTCCCACTTCGCCCTGGGCCAGCAGATCCCTGCTGTGCTGTCAGAGTTCATAGACGGCTTGGCTAACTCTTTTGGAGGGGCGGCTTTGTTTTACCTCGGCCTCTCTATg GTCGGCCAGCTAAGGAAACTCACCAGGGACACTGGAGTTGCATTGATTCTCCTCATCACAGCCAAACT CCTTGTGATGCCACTGGTTTGTAAGGACATGGTGGACATTTTGGATGTAGGAGTAAACAGCACGAGTGCCAACCACACTAGTTTGTCTAATTTTGCTTTCCTATATGGAGTCTTTCCAACTGCACCAAGTGTGGCCATCTATGCTGCACACTACAACATCGAGCTTGAGGTG GTCACATCAGGAATGGTAATCAGTACATTTCTGTCTGCACCAATCATGTATGTGTCTGCCTGGTTATTAACAATCCCTCTAATGGACCCGACCCCCCTGGTGACAGAACTTGAGAATGTTAGCTTTAACATCAGCATTGTCAGCCTCGTAGCTCTG GTGTGGACCATAGTGGTGATGTTGCTCAGCAGGAAATTTAACAGACTTCCTCACCTCTTTGCCTTAAATCTTTTCCTGGCTCAG TTTCTGGTGTGTGTCAGTATGATCTTGTGGAACTTTTTGGTGAAAGAAGAGGATAATCTGATTGGCAAGATCCTCACCTTCACTCTGCTCTATGGCTCTCTGTACAGCACCTACATTTGGGCAG gtttaatccctctctctctggcttTGACTAACAGAGATGATCTGCTGAGACTCCGGCCAGGAATATTCATGATTCTGGGTTGGGG ggttcCCTTCCTGATGGTTGGTGGTCTTCTGATATCAGGAGAGAGAACTGAAACCATAGACTCTGCCTTCTTCTATGGCAGAGCTCAG ATAATCAGCACAGCAGTGGTGCTTGCAGTCAGCCTGGTGCTCGGTGCGATATCTCTGATGGGTCTCAGCCAAGGGGACAGGGAACAGAGTGGCTACCAGGCTCTGAACAGAGCTGCTGTAACAGGCATTAGTGATGACCTGAGGCCCCCTGGTGGTCTGGAAGATCCACAACAACAGcaagaacaacaacagacacagatGGCAAATTCTCCTGCCTACAGCATCAACTCAG ACCACCACaatttctctcctctccagccCATACCTGACATGATAGCCAGCACGCAGAGAGAGCACACAAACAGCACAG GCCACAGTGGGGGGCTGTGTGATGGCCAGCAGCAGGGATCTTCCTCCTCTGAGCAGCCCTTAAACCTGCCACCACCTGGGCTTCAAACCACTGATGAtaaacagacagtcagacatgTTCTGCTCTGTCTGCTGCTCTTTGTCAGCCTGCTAGCG aacCTGTCCAGCTGTCTGTGGTGGCTGTTCAACAAAGATCCAGGAAGACTTTACCTTGAACTACAGTTCTTCTGTGCTGTGGCAAACTACGGACAG GGTTTTCTGTCCTTTGGGATCTTTGGTCTGGACAGACACCTCATCATCCTGCCATTCAAGAAGAG GTTGCTCGGGCTGTGGCAGGGCAGAGACAGTGAGGATTTGAGTCCCTCAGGTGTACCAGAGGAGGTCAGACTCACCTGTACACAGTTCGTCCGCTACCACAAAGACCAGTGTGTTCAAGACATAGTGCACACACGCAG AAAGGAGGAGCCGGGTATGGCGAAGGACTGTTTGTAG
- the gpr155b gene encoding integral membrane protein GPR155 isoform X2 produces MENANSYVLIHGKNISHNTLAGAAVGPHMSIDKLFPALLECFGIILCGYIAGRADIITESQGKGLGNFVSKFALPALLFKNMVLLDFGDVIWAFLWSVLVAKVTVFVLVCVLTLMVASPDSRYSKAGLYAIFATQSNDFALGYPIVDALYRSTYPEYLQYIYLVAPVSLMLLNPIGFALCEVQRWRQCSHSHSTLGILGVVIIQVLKNPIVFMVIVGIISHFALGQQIPAVLSEFIDGLANSFGGAALFYLGLSMVGQLRKLTRDTGVALILLITAKLLVMPLVCKDMVDILDVGVNSTSANHTSLSNFAFLYGVFPTAPSVAIYAAHYNIELEVVTSGMVISTFLSAPIMYVSAWLLTIPLMDPTPLVTELENVSFNISIVSLVALVWTIVVMLLSRKFNRLPHLFALNLFLAQFLVCVSMILWNFLVKEEDNLIGKILTFTLLYGSLYSTYIWAGLIPLSLALTNRDDLLRLRPGIFMILGWGVPFLMVGGLLISGERTETIDSAFFYGRAQIISTAVVLAVSLVLGAISLMGLSQGDREQSGYQALNRAAVTGISDDLRPPGGLEDPQQQQEQQQTQMANSPAYSINSDHHNFSPLQPIPDMIASTQREHTNSTGHSGGLCDGQQQGSSSSEQPLNLPPPGLQTTDDKQTVRHVLLCLLLFVSLLANLSSCLWWLFNKDPGRLYLELQFFCAVANYGQGFLSFGIFGLDRHLIILPFKKRLLGLWQGRDSEDLSPSGVPEEVRLTCTQFVRYHKDQCVQDIVHTRSGSGESVSASTGESFL; encoded by the exons ATGGAGAACGCCAACAGCTACGTGCTGATCCATGGGAAGAACATATCCCACAATACCCTTGCAGGGGCTGCTGTAGGGCCTCACATGTCCATCGACAAGCTTTTCCCAGCCCTCCTTGAGTGCTTTGGCATCATATTGTGTGGCTACATAGCTGGCAG GGCAGATATCATCACAGAAAGCCAGGGGAAGGGTTTGGGGAACTTTGTTTCTAAGTTTGCTCTTCCAGCTCTGCTCTTTAAAAACATGGTGTTGTTGGACTTTGGTGACGTCATCTGGGCGTTTCTCTGGAGTGTTCTGGTCGCTAAG GTGACAGTGTTTGTGCTGGTATGTGTACTGACTCTGATGGTGGCCAGTCCAGACAGCAGATACAGCAAGGCTGGCCTGTATGCCATCTTCGCTACACAGAGCAATGACTTTGCTCTAGGATACCCTATAG TTGATGCTTTGTATCGGAGCACATATCCAGAGTACCTCCAGTACATCTATCTAGTTGCTCCGGTCTCCCTCATGCTCCTCAATCCCATCGGCTTTGCTCTTTGTGAGGTCCAGAGGTGGAGGCAGTGCAGTCATTCACACAGCACTCTTGGCATCCTGGGAGTTGTAATCATACAG GTGTTGAAGAACCCAATCGTATTCATGGTGATAGTAGGAATCATCTCCCACTTCGCCCTGGGCCAGCAGATCCCTGCTGTGCTGTCAGAGTTCATAGACGGCTTGGCTAACTCTTTTGGAGGGGCGGCTTTGTTTTACCTCGGCCTCTCTATg GTCGGCCAGCTAAGGAAACTCACCAGGGACACTGGAGTTGCATTGATTCTCCTCATCACAGCCAAACT CCTTGTGATGCCACTGGTTTGTAAGGACATGGTGGACATTTTGGATGTAGGAGTAAACAGCACGAGTGCCAACCACACTAGTTTGTCTAATTTTGCTTTCCTATATGGAGTCTTTCCAACTGCACCAAGTGTGGCCATCTATGCTGCACACTACAACATCGAGCTTGAGGTG GTCACATCAGGAATGGTAATCAGTACATTTCTGTCTGCACCAATCATGTATGTGTCTGCCTGGTTATTAACAATCCCTCTAATGGACCCGACCCCCCTGGTGACAGAACTTGAGAATGTTAGCTTTAACATCAGCATTGTCAGCCTCGTAGCTCTG GTGTGGACCATAGTGGTGATGTTGCTCAGCAGGAAATTTAACAGACTTCCTCACCTCTTTGCCTTAAATCTTTTCCTGGCTCAG TTTCTGGTGTGTGTCAGTATGATCTTGTGGAACTTTTTGGTGAAAGAAGAGGATAATCTGATTGGCAAGATCCTCACCTTCACTCTGCTCTATGGCTCTCTGTACAGCACCTACATTTGGGCAG gtttaatccctctctctctggcttTGACTAACAGAGATGATCTGCTGAGACTCCGGCCAGGAATATTCATGATTCTGGGTTGGGG ggttcCCTTCCTGATGGTTGGTGGTCTTCTGATATCAGGAGAGAGAACTGAAACCATAGACTCTGCCTTCTTCTATGGCAGAGCTCAG ATAATCAGCACAGCAGTGGTGCTTGCAGTCAGCCTGGTGCTCGGTGCGATATCTCTGATGGGTCTCAGCCAAGGGGACAGGGAACAGAGTGGCTACCAGGCTCTGAACAGAGCTGCTGTAACAGGCATTAGTGATGACCTGAGGCCCCCTGGTGGTCTGGAAGATCCACAACAACAGcaagaacaacaacagacacagatGGCAAATTCTCCTGCCTACAGCATCAACTCAG ACCACCACaatttctctcctctccagccCATACCTGACATGATAGCCAGCACGCAGAGAGAGCACACAAACAGCACAG GCCACAGTGGGGGGCTGTGTGATGGCCAGCAGCAGGGATCTTCCTCCTCTGAGCAGCCCTTAAACCTGCCACCACCTGGGCTTCAAACCACTGATGAtaaacagacagtcagacatgTTCTGCTCTGTCTGCTGCTCTTTGTCAGCCTGCTAGCG aacCTGTCCAGCTGTCTGTGGTGGCTGTTCAACAAAGATCCAGGAAGACTTTACCTTGAACTACAGTTCTTCTGTGCTGTGGCAAACTACGGACAG GGTTTTCTGTCCTTTGGGATCTTTGGTCTGGACAGACACCTCATCATCCTGCCATTCAAGAAGAG GTTGCTCGGGCTGTGGCAGGGCAGAGACAGTGAGGATTTGAGTCCCTCAGGTGTACCAGAGGAGGTCAGACTCACCTGTACACAGTTCGTCCGCTACCACAAAGACCAGTGTGTTCAAGACATAGTGCACACACGCAG TGGCTCAGGGGAGAGTGTGAGTGCTTCGACAGGTGAATCCTTCCTCTGA
- the gpr155b gene encoding integral membrane protein GPR155 isoform X1, whose product MENANSYVLIHGKNISHNTLAGAAVGPHMSIDKLFPALLECFGIILCGYIAGRADIITESQGKGLGNFVSKFALPALLFKNMVLLDFGDVIWAFLWSVLVAKVTVFVLVCVLTLMVASPDSRYSKAGLYAIFATQSNDFALGYPIVDALYRSTYPEYLQYIYLVAPVSLMLLNPIGFALCEVQRWRQCSHSHSTLGILGVVIIQVLKNPIVFMVIVGIISHFALGQQIPAVLSEFIDGLANSFGGAALFYLGLSMVGQLRKLTRDTGVALILLITAKLLVMPLVCKDMVDILDVGVNSTSANHTSLSNFAFLYGVFPTAPSVAIYAAHYNIELEVVTSGMVISTFLSAPIMYVSAWLLTIPLMDPTPLVTELENVSFNISIVSLVALVWTIVVMLLSRKFNRLPHLFALNLFLAQFLVCVSMILWNFLVKEEDNLIGKILTFTLLYGSLYSTYIWAGLIPLSLALTNRDDLLRLRPGIFMILGWGVPFLMVGGLLISGERTETIDSAFFYGRAQIISTAVVLAVSLVLGAISLMGLSQGDREQSGYQALNRAAVTGISDDLRPPGGLEDPQQQQEQQQTQMANSPAYSINSDHHNFSPLQPIPDMIASTQREHTNSTGHSGGLCDGQQQGSSSSEQPLNLPPPGLQTTDDKQTVRHVLLCLLLFVSLLANLSSCLWWLFNKDPGRLYLELQFFCAVANYGQGFLSFGIFGLDRHLIILPFKKRLLGLWQGRDSEDLSPSGVPEEVRLTCTQFVRYHKDQCVQDIVHTRRFRGEAGLEEENGALGHSPSHQPRYLCPHQDLQEQLKNEPQNLHQSHQTHDPGQSCGQVLLPPRHLLEREDEAQISNPDAPEEQIPQLQPNQAHVPTYDHHRHQHGLASSSPYLHRHPQSPFESVFLGSDLVDWLVARGLCAGRAEARLYGFRLQQGGVLDHRTGQHSFRDEPTLLYHFTQGGERERGEEWFQIM is encoded by the exons ATGGAGAACGCCAACAGCTACGTGCTGATCCATGGGAAGAACATATCCCACAATACCCTTGCAGGGGCTGCTGTAGGGCCTCACATGTCCATCGACAAGCTTTTCCCAGCCCTCCTTGAGTGCTTTGGCATCATATTGTGTGGCTACATAGCTGGCAG GGCAGATATCATCACAGAAAGCCAGGGGAAGGGTTTGGGGAACTTTGTTTCTAAGTTTGCTCTTCCAGCTCTGCTCTTTAAAAACATGGTGTTGTTGGACTTTGGTGACGTCATCTGGGCGTTTCTCTGGAGTGTTCTGGTCGCTAAG GTGACAGTGTTTGTGCTGGTATGTGTACTGACTCTGATGGTGGCCAGTCCAGACAGCAGATACAGCAAGGCTGGCCTGTATGCCATCTTCGCTACACAGAGCAATGACTTTGCTCTAGGATACCCTATAG TTGATGCTTTGTATCGGAGCACATATCCAGAGTACCTCCAGTACATCTATCTAGTTGCTCCGGTCTCCCTCATGCTCCTCAATCCCATCGGCTTTGCTCTTTGTGAGGTCCAGAGGTGGAGGCAGTGCAGTCATTCACACAGCACTCTTGGCATCCTGGGAGTTGTAATCATACAG GTGTTGAAGAACCCAATCGTATTCATGGTGATAGTAGGAATCATCTCCCACTTCGCCCTGGGCCAGCAGATCCCTGCTGTGCTGTCAGAGTTCATAGACGGCTTGGCTAACTCTTTTGGAGGGGCGGCTTTGTTTTACCTCGGCCTCTCTATg GTCGGCCAGCTAAGGAAACTCACCAGGGACACTGGAGTTGCATTGATTCTCCTCATCACAGCCAAACT CCTTGTGATGCCACTGGTTTGTAAGGACATGGTGGACATTTTGGATGTAGGAGTAAACAGCACGAGTGCCAACCACACTAGTTTGTCTAATTTTGCTTTCCTATATGGAGTCTTTCCAACTGCACCAAGTGTGGCCATCTATGCTGCACACTACAACATCGAGCTTGAGGTG GTCACATCAGGAATGGTAATCAGTACATTTCTGTCTGCACCAATCATGTATGTGTCTGCCTGGTTATTAACAATCCCTCTAATGGACCCGACCCCCCTGGTGACAGAACTTGAGAATGTTAGCTTTAACATCAGCATTGTCAGCCTCGTAGCTCTG GTGTGGACCATAGTGGTGATGTTGCTCAGCAGGAAATTTAACAGACTTCCTCACCTCTTTGCCTTAAATCTTTTCCTGGCTCAG TTTCTGGTGTGTGTCAGTATGATCTTGTGGAACTTTTTGGTGAAAGAAGAGGATAATCTGATTGGCAAGATCCTCACCTTCACTCTGCTCTATGGCTCTCTGTACAGCACCTACATTTGGGCAG gtttaatccctctctctctggcttTGACTAACAGAGATGATCTGCTGAGACTCCGGCCAGGAATATTCATGATTCTGGGTTGGGG ggttcCCTTCCTGATGGTTGGTGGTCTTCTGATATCAGGAGAGAGAACTGAAACCATAGACTCTGCCTTCTTCTATGGCAGAGCTCAG ATAATCAGCACAGCAGTGGTGCTTGCAGTCAGCCTGGTGCTCGGTGCGATATCTCTGATGGGTCTCAGCCAAGGGGACAGGGAACAGAGTGGCTACCAGGCTCTGAACAGAGCTGCTGTAACAGGCATTAGTGATGACCTGAGGCCCCCTGGTGGTCTGGAAGATCCACAACAACAGcaagaacaacaacagacacagatGGCAAATTCTCCTGCCTACAGCATCAACTCAG ACCACCACaatttctctcctctccagccCATACCTGACATGATAGCCAGCACGCAGAGAGAGCACACAAACAGCACAG GCCACAGTGGGGGGCTGTGTGATGGCCAGCAGCAGGGATCTTCCTCCTCTGAGCAGCCCTTAAACCTGCCACCACCTGGGCTTCAAACCACTGATGAtaaacagacagtcagacatgTTCTGCTCTGTCTGCTGCTCTTTGTCAGCCTGCTAGCG aacCTGTCCAGCTGTCTGTGGTGGCTGTTCAACAAAGATCCAGGAAGACTTTACCTTGAACTACAGTTCTTCTGTGCTGTGGCAAACTACGGACAG GGTTTTCTGTCCTTTGGGATCTTTGGTCTGGACAGACACCTCATCATCCTGCCATTCAAGAAGAG GTTGCTCGGGCTGTGGCAGGGCAGAGACAGTGAGGATTTGAGTCCCTCAGGTGTACCAGAGGAGGTCAGACTCACCTGTACACAGTTCGTCCGCTACCACAAAGACCAGTGTGTTCAAGACATAGTGCACACACGCAG GTTTAGAGGAGAAGCaggactggaggaggagaatgGGGCCTTGGGACATTCCCCCTCCCATCAGCCCCGGTACCTATGCCCGCATCAGGATCTTCAGGAGCAACTAAAAAACGAGCCACAGAATCTGCACCAGAGTCACCAAACTCATGATCCAGGTCAATCCTGCGGCCAGGTTTTACTTCCACCCCGACACCTGCTTGAGCGCGAGGATGAAGCACAAATTTCCAACCCTGATGCCCCAGAGGAGCAGATTCCCCAGCTCCAGCCTAACCAAGCTCATGTCCCAACTTATGATCACCACAGACACCAGCATGGTCTTGCCTCAAGCTCACCTTATCTCCATCGACATCCCCAGTCCCCTTTTGAAAGTGTATTTCTGGGCAGTGACCTTGTGGACTGGTTGGTTGCCCGTGGCCTGTGCGCTGGCCGAGCTGAGGCCAGGCTGTACGGCTTTCGACTTCAGCAGGGAGGAGTGTTGGATCACCGGACGGGTCAGCACAGCTTCAGGGATGAACCCACCTTGCTGTACCACTTCACACAGggaggagaaagggagagaggagaggaatggTTCCAGATAATGTGA
- the LOC131993219 gene encoding transmembrane protein 41A-B-like, with product MRSLAGLAAIVAAASVFLYLLSTHLPPGPTHVQPGSEGEDEGVHEYRLKFPSDLDELRELAEMLKFYKREHHGYVLLLFCSAYLYKQSFAIPGSSFLNMLAGAIFGPWEGLVLACTLTTFGSTFCYLLSSAFGKQYVVQVFPEKVGLLQRKVEENRSSLFFFLLFLRFFPMTPNWFLNITCPVLNIPMPIFFFSVFIGLIPYNFICVRTGSILSEISSLDDIFSWGTLAQLLAIALMALLPGALIKHYSKSHLKVDGMESNGPSQADIKQERKRR from the exons ATGCGCTCCTTAGCGGGACTGGCTGCCATTGTGGCGGCGGCAAGTGTCTTCCTGTACCTGCTGTCGACTCACCTTCCCCCGGGACCGACGCACGTCCAGCCGGGCTCCGAGGGCGAGGACGAGGGGGTCCACGAGTACAG GCTGAAGTTCCCGTCTGACCTGGATGAGCTGCGGGAGCTCGCAGAGATGCTCAAGTTTTATAAAAGAGAACATCACGGCTACGTTCTTCTGCTGTTCTGCAGCGCCTACCTCTACAAACAGTCCTTCGCCATACCCGGCTCCTCCTTTCTG AACATGTTAGCTGGTGCGATATTTGGGCCCTGGGAGGGTCTGGTGTTGGCCTGCACGCTCACCACTTTCGGTTCCACATTCTGCTACCTGCTCTCCTCTGCTTTCGGAAAGCAGTACGTGGTTCAGGTCTTCCCTGAAAAGGTGGGCCTGCTGCAGAGGAAG GTGGAGGAAAATCGTAGCAGTTtgttcttcttcctccttttcctccgtTTCTTCCCTATGACTCCTAACTGGTTCCTTAACATCACCTGTCCCGTCCTCAACATCCCTATGcccattttcttcttctctgtcttcATAG GTTTGATCCCGTACAACTTCATCTGTGTTCGCACGGGCTCCATCCTCTCAGAGATCTCCTCCCTGGATGATATCTTCTCCTGGGGGACGCTGGCACAGCTCCTGGCCATCGCCCTCATGGCTCTCCTCCCCGGAGCGCTGATCAAACACTACAGCAAATCTCACCTTAAGGTGGACGGCATGGAGAGTAACGGACCCAGCCAGGCTGATATCAAGCAGGAGCGGAAGAGACGATGA